tcagataaaaaatttaaaaaatcatacCTAGATACAaataattgaaaacaaaaatcacGAATCCATATTACACTCGCAAGAGCTTAGTAGTGTTACTGCTCCATCCTCCAGCCATGGCGCAGATCAATTCGACGGCCAACAACCACCCTTTGAAAATCATAGCCGGAGCAGACGACTTCGGCAGCAAACTCAAGGACGCGCTGATCGCTCAGCTCCGCTCCCTCAATATCGAAGTCGAAGACCTCGGCACCTCCAAATACTACTCCATCGGCGAGGAAATCGGCCGCCGCGTCAGTGAAGCCGCCAAATCCAACTCCGCCACCGAAACCCGTGGCTTGGTCGCCTGCGGCACCGGCGTCGGCGTCGCCATATTCGCCAACAAATTCCCTGGAGTCTACGCCGCCACCTGCCTCACCCCCGCCGAAGCCATGAACGCCCGATCCATCAACAACTGCAACGTCCTCGCCGTCTCCGGCAATTCCACCGCGCCGGAAGTCGCCGCCGATATCCTAACCGCTTTCCTCAACACATCGTTCAAATCGCCCTGCCCAGCCTCCGGATCCGAGCCGTGGCCAGCCGAGATCCAGTCGTTCTTCGACGGATCCGTCGCGGAGATGTCCAAAATCGGCGGTGGAAACGCTCCAGCCGTCGATCCGCCGTGCTTCGTGTGCTCTCTGGCGAGATCGCGGCAGGAGAAGGATTTTACGCCTGTTGATGTGATGCCTGGTGGATCGATGATAATTCTGAGGGAGACGCCGACATCGGCGATCGTTAGGTTTACGGCCGGCAGCGTGGAGCCGGCGCATCACCATACGTTCGGGCATGATTTGGTGGTGATGAAGGGGAAGAAGTGCGTGTGGAATCTGACGAAGAAGGAGAAGTATGATTTGGTGGATGGGGATTTTCTGTTCACGCCGGCGGGAGATGTGCACAGGGTGAAGTATTTCGAGGATACTGAGTTCTTCATCAAGTGGGATGGGCATTGGGACTTGTTCCTGGATGAAGATCTCGCTGCTGCAAATGCCGCCATTGCTGCTGAAATTAAGGATTGATGATGAAGATTTGTGGTGGAGGATGGTTTGTGCTTCCTTGTAAATTCTTTCACCTTTGTGAGATTTTATCATTTGGATTTGGTTCAAATTTGTGTTTTCtgcaatttcatgttttttctATGTAAATAAATAAGCAGAGTTTGTCAAATTTTCGTCATTTCTTCATTTATTGGTATTTGGTAGGATGTTTTTGAGTGGCTAATTAGTAAGTAGTACATTTTTTGGGAGTAATAAACAAGAAACAGAAATCCTAAatagcaaaaaaaattaataataataataataataataataataataaatggaTAGCCTCAAATCAGTATATATAGAACGAGTATGTTCCAGCATATCTAATTAATTTGCTTTCTTAAATTGTGTAAATTAAGAAGAAAAAGGTGGAAAACTATGACAGTAAGCGAAATACTCCAAAATTACTTGCTCTAAGATGCAAAATGGCAACTCATTCCGAATAGTGCTGCCCGTTCGACGATCCTTGTTGGTAGGGCCTTTCTTGGCGCGGAGCTTGCCTATAGAAACCGTTCCCCCTCGGTCTGCTGTAAGGACGCTCAAACCCGTCTTCATTGCTCACCCTGCTGCTGAAACCACGCCCTCTCGTTCCCTGTATCTGGTAGCTAAC
This sequence is a window from Salvia splendens isolate huo1 chromosome 5, SspV2, whole genome shotgun sequence. Protein-coding genes within it:
- the LOC121805568 gene encoding DNA damage-repair/toleration protein DRT102-like, which encodes MAQINSTANNHPLKIIAGADDFGSKLKDALIAQLRSLNIEVEDLGTSKYYSIGEEIGRRVSEAAKSNSATETRGLVACGTGVGVAIFANKFPGVYAATCLTPAEAMNARSINNCNVLAVSGNSTAPEVAADILTAFLNTSFKSPCPASGSEPWPAEIQSFFDGSVAEMSKIGGGNAPAVDPPCFVCSLARSRQEKDFTPVDVMPGGSMIILRETPTSAIVRFTAGSVEPAHHHTFGHDLVVMKGKKCVWNLTKKEKYDLVDGDFLFTPAGDVHRVKYFEDTEFFIKWDGHWDLFLDEDLAAANAAIAAEIKD